One Pectobacterium colocasium DNA segment encodes these proteins:
- a CDS encoding thiamine pyrophosphate-binding protein — protein sequence MKMRVADFIVQHLRNIGVDTVFLLNGGGMMHMVDALARCEGIRYVCSHHEQASAIAADAYARLSGKLGVCYATAGPGATNILTGVVGAWQDSSPALFITGQSKSTQTIALSGIKGLRQFGTFEVNTVPIMESVTKYSHMLTDASTIKYHLEKAIHEATSGRPGPVLLDIPLDIQGALIDPETLQGFVDEEPAAALAPTENEIQQIITAVSGAKRPVILAGVGVRVANASEAFRKLIEEWQIPVVTTQLGKDAMYYEHPLFVGHSGPKGDRAGNFAVQTADVILSLGTSLHGQTTGWENKLFAPTATKIQIDLDDAVLEREQINVNLKVRAGVAEFIECIKPFITPHASEKWRACCHSWKTRYPVHAEPHQHEEDGANFYDFAEILSQLLPDNACVVSDAGSAFYVAGQAIRLKDGQRFISSGSLGAMGYALPAANGCSLFDRNRPIVCVTGDGSLMTNVHELATMRMEQRNVKLFVINNSGYVSMRNTHREFFQGLIVGADYESGVFIPAMESLAKSYELPYLCCKTDEEIRHTIREALEMDGPVLVEVITMKNQRIIPTVASKRLPDGRMVSTPIHEMQPALPDDVIAKEMSAAISED from the coding sequence ATGAAAATGCGAGTGGCAGATTTTATTGTTCAACATCTCCGTAATATCGGTGTTGACACAGTATTTTTACTGAATGGCGGGGGCATGATGCATATGGTCGATGCCTTGGCTCGATGTGAAGGTATTCGCTATGTTTGTAGCCATCATGAGCAGGCGTCTGCTATTGCTGCTGATGCCTACGCCCGTCTTTCCGGTAAATTAGGGGTCTGCTACGCAACCGCCGGGCCGGGTGCAACCAACATTCTTACTGGTGTTGTCGGGGCATGGCAAGATAGTTCCCCTGCATTATTTATTACTGGCCAAAGTAAAAGTACACAAACAATTGCGCTGTCTGGCATAAAAGGATTGCGCCAATTTGGTACATTTGAAGTGAATACCGTGCCCATCATGGAGAGCGTGACTAAATATAGCCATATGCTGACTGATGCGAGCACGATTAAATATCATCTCGAAAAAGCAATACACGAAGCGACCTCGGGCCGACCTGGGCCTGTTTTGCTTGATATTCCGCTGGATATACAGGGAGCGCTGATCGATCCTGAAACGTTACAAGGGTTTGTCGACGAGGAACCTGCTGCTGCGTTAGCACCGACGGAAAATGAGATTCAGCAGATTATTACGGCTGTTTCGGGAGCCAAACGTCCGGTTATATTAGCGGGTGTAGGCGTGCGGGTGGCGAACGCATCTGAAGCATTTAGAAAACTCATTGAGGAATGGCAAATTCCTGTTGTGACAACCCAACTGGGTAAGGATGCTATGTATTATGAGCATCCGCTATTTGTTGGCCATTCGGGTCCCAAAGGCGACAGGGCCGGTAACTTTGCCGTCCAGACTGCTGATGTTATTTTATCGCTTGGCACGAGTTTACACGGTCAAACGACAGGCTGGGAAAACAAGCTATTTGCCCCTACGGCGACGAAAATACAAATTGATCTTGATGATGCCGTGCTGGAAAGAGAGCAGATCAATGTCAATCTGAAAGTCAGGGCAGGCGTAGCCGAATTTATTGAGTGCATCAAACCTTTTATTACGCCACACGCTTCTGAGAAATGGCGTGCATGCTGCCATAGCTGGAAAACACGTTATCCTGTGCATGCGGAGCCGCATCAGCATGAGGAGGACGGTGCGAATTTCTATGATTTTGCAGAAATACTATCGCAGCTTCTGCCTGATAATGCTTGCGTTGTCTCAGATGCAGGATCGGCCTTTTATGTGGCGGGGCAGGCGATTCGTTTAAAAGACGGGCAGCGCTTTATTTCCTCTGGTTCACTGGGGGCCATGGGTTATGCGCTTCCAGCAGCAAATGGATGCTCGCTGTTTGACCGCAACCGTCCGATTGTGTGCGTCACTGGCGATGGTTCGCTGATGACAAACGTACATGAGCTCGCCACTATGCGAATGGAGCAGCGTAACGTCAAATTGTTCGTGATTAACAATTCTGGCTATGTCTCTATGCGTAATACGCACCGTGAATTCTTCCAGGGATTAATCGTCGGTGCCGATTATGAATCAGGTGTCTTTATTCCGGCGATGGAGTCTTTGGCGAAGAGCTATGAGCTTCCTTACCTCTGCTGCAAAACGGATGAAGAAATACGCCATACGATCAGAGAAGCATTGGAGATGGACGGGCCAGTGCTTGTTGAAGTTATCACAATGAAGAATCAGCGTATTATTCCTACCGTAGCGTCTAAGCGTTTGCCTGACGGCAGAATGGTGTCAACGCCTATTCATGAGATGCAGCCTGCTTTACCTGACGATGTTATTGCGAAGGAAATGTCAGCGGCTATTTCTGAGGATTAA
- the rfbG gene encoding CDP-glucose 4,6-dehydratase: MVNSAFWQGKKVFVTGHTGFKGSWLCLWLQSMGAEVKGYALEAPTTPSIYQSACVEEGMSSEIGDIRDYQKMEDSIRAFGPEIVFHMAAQPLVRLSYDIPVDTYATNVMGTVHLLEAVRKIGGVKAVVNITSDKCYENKEWVWGYRENEPMGGYDPYSNSKGCAELVAAAYRQSYFNADKYQEHGCALASVRAGNVIGGGDWALDRLIPDILKAFEEQRPVLIRSPHAIRPWQHVLEPLSGYLCIAQALYLNGTAYAEGWNFGPLDEDAQPVQWIVEKMVGAWGDDASWILDDGEHPHEAHYLKLDCSKAKMRLNWAPVWRLKETLNRIVAWHKAWLAGADMRQTTLNEIHDYMKTQNDKGHY; encoded by the coding sequence GTGGTAAATTCAGCATTTTGGCAAGGCAAAAAAGTCTTCGTGACGGGGCACACTGGCTTCAAAGGTAGTTGGTTATGCCTGTGGCTGCAGAGCATGGGTGCAGAGGTAAAAGGGTACGCGTTGGAGGCACCGACGACCCCTTCTATTTATCAATCTGCCTGTGTTGAAGAAGGGATGTCCAGCGAAATTGGGGATATCCGTGATTACCAGAAAATGGAAGACAGTATCAGAGCGTTTGGCCCTGAAATTGTTTTCCACATGGCGGCGCAGCCGCTTGTCAGGCTTTCGTACGATATTCCTGTTGATACTTACGCGACGAATGTCATGGGTACTGTGCATTTGCTGGAAGCGGTGCGTAAAATCGGTGGCGTTAAAGCCGTAGTCAATATTACCAGCGATAAGTGCTACGAAAACAAAGAATGGGTTTGGGGATATCGTGAGAACGAACCCATGGGTGGCTATGACCCTTACAGTAACAGCAAAGGCTGTGCTGAATTGGTCGCTGCAGCATATCGACAGTCATACTTTAACGCTGATAAATATCAGGAACATGGCTGTGCGCTGGCTTCGGTCAGAGCGGGTAATGTGATCGGCGGTGGTGATTGGGCACTTGATCGTCTTATTCCCGATATTCTTAAGGCATTTGAAGAGCAACGTCCCGTCTTGATTCGCAGTCCGCACGCTATCCGCCCTTGGCAGCATGTGCTTGAGCCGCTGTCTGGTTATCTCTGCATTGCGCAGGCGCTTTATCTAAACGGTACGGCGTATGCGGAAGGCTGGAACTTTGGGCCGCTAGATGAAGATGCTCAACCTGTTCAATGGATTGTTGAGAAGATGGTTGGCGCGTGGGGTGACGATGCATCCTGGATTTTGGATGATGGTGAACATCCCCACGAGGCACATTACCTGAAACTGGATTGTTCCAAGGCTAAAATGCGCTTGAATTGGGCACCAGTATGGCGGCTTAAAGAGACGCTAAACCGTATTGTTGCCTGGCATAAAGCCTGGTTAGCCGGTGCGGATATGCGTCAGACTACGCTAAATGAAATACATGATTATATGAAAACTCAAAATGATAAAGGTCACTATTGA
- the wbaP gene encoding undecaprenyl-phosphate galactose phosphotransferase WbaP produces MHSFLNLRKINIIKFSLAFSDFFFFNISLTLTFIFIKLFGFNIYSFIPKDEFFARFASHVVFSVICVSWFWVRLRHYSYRKPFWFELKEVLRTLVIFSILDLAFVAFSKWDFSRYVWVLTWFFALILVPFGRSLTKRILDKLNLWKKQTVIIGNGKNARDAYAALQSEEILGFSIVAFFSTKKSDDSQIFNIPVLSSEEELWEQCCSEETQFIVAVDAEDYELRDYWLKSLAKKKCRSVSVIPTLRGVPLYGTEMSFIFSHEVMILRVSNNLAKRTSRIVKRTFDIVGSISIIFVASPLLLFLAFLISKDGGPAIYGHERVGRNAKKFKCLKFRSMIVNSQEVLQELLDNDPEARAEWEKDFKLKNDPRITKVGNFIRKTSLDELPQLFNVLKGEMSLVGPRPIVEQELERYAGDVDYYLMAKPGMTGLWQVSGRNDVDYDTRVYFDAWYVKNWSLWNDIAILFKTINVVLKRDGAY; encoded by the coding sequence ATGCATTCATTTTTAAATCTTAGAAAAATAAATATAATAAAGTTCTCATTGGCATTTTCAGATTTTTTCTTTTTTAATATTTCCCTAACGCTCACTTTTATTTTTATTAAGCTATTTGGTTTTAATATATATTCTTTTATCCCAAAGGATGAATTCTTTGCCAGATTTGCTTCGCATGTTGTTTTCTCTGTTATTTGTGTAAGCTGGTTCTGGGTCAGATTAAGACATTACTCCTATCGTAAACCATTCTGGTTCGAGTTAAAGGAAGTTCTAAGAACCCTGGTTATTTTCTCCATATTGGATTTGGCGTTTGTTGCGTTTTCAAAGTGGGATTTTTCCCGATATGTTTGGGTTCTAACGTGGTTTTTTGCGCTGATTTTAGTTCCTTTTGGACGTTCGTTAACCAAACGAATTTTAGACAAGTTGAATCTTTGGAAAAAACAAACGGTCATCATTGGAAACGGTAAAAACGCCAGAGATGCCTATGCTGCTTTACAAAGCGAAGAAATCTTGGGTTTTAGCATAGTGGCGTTTTTTTCAACTAAGAAAAGCGATGATAGCCAGATCTTTAATATTCCTGTTCTCTCTTCGGAAGAGGAACTTTGGGAACAGTGCTGTTCTGAAGAAACACAGTTCATTGTTGCGGTTGACGCAGAAGATTATGAGCTGAGGGATTATTGGTTAAAATCACTAGCCAAGAAGAAGTGCCGCTCCGTCTCCGTCATTCCAACGCTGCGCGGCGTTCCTTTATATGGAACTGAAATGTCTTTCATTTTTAGCCATGAAGTCATGATTCTGCGCGTCAGCAATAATCTGGCTAAAAGAACATCACGAATAGTAAAAAGAACGTTTGATATTGTGGGATCCATCTCTATTATTTTTGTCGCTTCCCCTTTGCTGCTATTTTTGGCTTTCTTGATTTCCAAAGATGGTGGCCCAGCTATATATGGGCACGAACGCGTAGGGCGTAATGCAAAGAAATTTAAATGCCTGAAGTTTCGTTCAATGATTGTCAACTCTCAGGAGGTACTGCAGGAGTTACTCGACAACGATCCTGAGGCAAGGGCTGAGTGGGAAAAAGATTTTAAGTTAAAAAATGATCCCAGAATCACCAAAGTAGGTAATTTCATCCGGAAGACCAGCCTGGATGAGTTACCGCAATTGTTCAATGTGCTGAAAGGGGAGATGAGCTTGGTTGGCCCTCGCCCTATTGTTGAGCAAGAGTTGGAGCGCTATGCCGGTGATGTCGACTATTATCTCATGGCAAAGCCAGGAATGACCGGATTATGGCAGGTCAGCGGTAGAAATGATGTTGATTATGATACCCGAGTGTACTTTGATGCGTGGTATGTAAAAAATTGGTCACTATGGAATGATATCGCTATTTTATTTAAGACAATTAATGTTGTCTTAAAAAGAGATGGCGCGTATTAG
- the rfbH gene encoding lipopolysaccharide biosynthesis protein RfbH, translating into MSTQNLREDIAKLVEQYANQAFASKVFLAGESVIPPAGKVIGAPEIKMMVDACLDGWLTTGRFNREFERRLGEFLGVKHVLTTVSGSAANLLALATLTSPKLGDRALKAGDEVITVAAGFPTTVNPSIQYGLIPVFVDVHIPTYNIDPSKIEAAISDKTRAIMIAHTLGNVFDLSEVKRIADKYNLWLIEDCCDALGAKYNGQIVGTFGDIATVSFYPAHHITMGEGGAVFTNSSELKTITESFRDWGRDCYCEPGCDNTCGNRFGQKLGSLPFGYDHKYTYSHVGYNLKISDMQAACGLAQMDRLPDFVAKRNANFDYLKAGLASCEEFIELPEATPNAEPSWFGFPITLKEESGISRVDLIKFLDDAKIGTRLLFAGNLTRQPYFEGVKYRVVGELTNTDRIMNQTFWIGIYPGLDTEHLDFVIGKFEEFFGLNF; encoded by the coding sequence ATGAGCACCCAAAACCTAAGAGAAGACATCGCTAAACTGGTTGAGCAATACGCTAACCAGGCTTTTGCCTCCAAAGTATTTTTGGCCGGTGAGAGTGTCATCCCTCCTGCGGGCAAAGTGATCGGTGCTCCAGAAATCAAAATGATGGTCGATGCTTGTCTGGATGGCTGGCTGACAACAGGGCGTTTTAACCGTGAATTTGAACGCCGTTTGGGTGAATTCCTTGGTGTAAAACACGTTCTGACGACAGTATCTGGTTCTGCTGCTAACCTTCTGGCTCTGGCTACGCTGACTTCCCCTAAACTGGGCGATCGTGCGTTAAAGGCAGGCGATGAAGTGATTACTGTTGCTGCCGGGTTTCCAACCACGGTTAACCCATCGATTCAGTATGGCTTGATTCCTGTTTTTGTTGATGTTCATATTCCTACTTACAATATCGACCCCAGCAAAATTGAAGCGGCAATCAGTGATAAAACCCGTGCGATTATGATCGCGCATACTTTGGGTAATGTGTTTGATTTATCAGAAGTTAAGAGAATCGCTGATAAATACAATCTCTGGCTGATTGAAGACTGCTGCGATGCGCTGGGCGCCAAATACAACGGTCAGATCGTTGGTACATTTGGTGACATTGCTACCGTCAGTTTCTACCCTGCGCACCATATTACGATGGGTGAAGGCGGTGCTGTCTTTACTAATTCATCCGAATTGAAAACGATCACTGAATCTTTCCGCGACTGGGGACGTGATTGTTATTGTGAACCGGGCTGTGATAACACCTGTGGAAATCGATTCGGCCAGAAATTGGGTTCTCTGCCTTTTGGCTATGACCATAAATATACCTATTCACATGTTGGGTACAATCTCAAAATTTCGGACATGCAAGCGGCATGTGGCCTGGCGCAAATGGATCGTCTGCCTGATTTTGTAGCGAAACGTAATGCTAACTTCGACTATCTGAAAGCGGGTCTCGCATCATGTGAAGAGTTCATCGAGCTGCCTGAAGCTACACCGAATGCTGAGCCATCATGGTTCGGTTTCCCGATTACCCTTAAAGAAGAAAGCGGGATTAGTCGTGTTGATCTGATCAAATTCCTGGACGATGCCAAAATTGGTACTCGTTTATTATTTGCAGGTAACCTGACTCGCCAGCCTTACTTTGAAGGAGTGAAATATCGTGTTGTCGGTGAGTTAACCAATACTGACCGTATCATGAACCAGACTTTCTGGATCGGTATTTATCCGGGATTAGATACTGAGCATCTGGATTTTGTGATCGGAAAATTTGAAGAATTCTTTGGGTTGAATTTTTAA
- the wzc gene encoding tyrosine-protein kinase Wzc, which produces MAEKISVKTADSNADEIDLGRLLGTLLDNRWLIIGVTVIFLIFGILYATLATPIYKADALVQVEKNSSNKLINDITSMLPDAKPESAAEIELITSRMIIGKTVNDLALDINVQQNYFPFFGKGIARLTGATKGVLAVSRLDVPDSWKDEPITLKVIDNKNYSISAGDTVQFDGQVGKLERHDGITLLISDIAADEGTTFSIKKLNQLTAINNILKTLSVADRGKDTGVLALSLEGEDPVLTNKILNSISENYLQQNVERKSEESGRSLEFLKEQLPNVRSILDEADNKLNLFRQKNESVDLSLEAKSVLETMVALEAQLNELTFKEAEISKLYTKEHPAYRALLEKRRTLEEEKEKINKRVGAMPKTQQEIIRLTRDVKAGQEVYMQLLNKQQELSINKASTVGNVRIIDSAVVQLKPVKPEKVFIVLLSIILGGLLSVSFVLIRTILHKGIESPEQLAELGISVYASVPLSAWQQKKDRALLGKGKRGNTRSTELLAVGNPADLAIEAIRSLRTSLHFAMMEAKNNVLMISGASPAIGKTFVSANLGAVIAQSGQRVLIVDCDMRKGYAHELMGCQGTDGLSDILSGQITTEKSIRKTAVENMDFIPRGQIPPNPSELLMHSRFSQFIDWATKNYDIVLLDTPPILAVTDAAVISRHAGTSLLVARFEVNTLKEIEVSIRRFEQNGTEIKGVILNAIVKRAASYYSYGNYDYYSYEYKSDK; this is translated from the coding sequence ATGGCAGAGAAAATTTCAGTAAAAACCGCCGATTCAAACGCGGATGAGATTGATTTAGGTCGTTTATTAGGGACATTATTAGATAACAGATGGCTAATAATCGGTGTAACGGTAATTTTTCTAATATTCGGTATTCTCTATGCTACGCTGGCAACGCCAATATATAAAGCGGATGCCTTGGTTCAGGTAGAGAAAAACAGCAGTAATAAGTTAATTAACGATATAACCAGCATGCTACCAGACGCTAAGCCAGAATCGGCAGCGGAGATAGAGTTAATAACTTCTCGAATGATAATAGGGAAGACCGTTAATGATTTAGCGCTGGATATTAATGTTCAGCAAAATTACTTTCCTTTTTTTGGTAAAGGAATTGCCAGATTGACAGGTGCCACGAAAGGGGTACTTGCTGTTTCTCGTCTGGATGTACCTGATTCCTGGAAAGATGAACCTATTACGTTAAAGGTTATTGATAATAAAAACTATAGTATATCTGCTGGCGATACTGTTCAGTTTGACGGTCAGGTTGGTAAACTAGAACGTCATGATGGGATTACGTTGTTAATTAGTGATATTGCTGCTGATGAAGGAACAACGTTTAGTATCAAAAAACTTAATCAGTTAACAGCAATTAATAATATACTAAAAACATTGAGTGTCGCTGATAGAGGAAAAGATACGGGCGTCTTAGCGTTAAGCCTCGAAGGTGAAGACCCGGTACTGACCAATAAAATACTTAATAGTATTAGTGAAAACTATTTACAACAAAATGTCGAACGTAAGTCAGAAGAGTCTGGGCGCAGCCTTGAGTTTTTAAAGGAACAGTTGCCTAACGTAAGAAGTATATTGGATGAAGCTGATAATAAATTGAATCTGTTTCGCCAGAAAAATGAATCAGTAGATTTATCATTAGAAGCTAAATCCGTTTTAGAAACAATGGTTGCTCTAGAGGCTCAGTTAAATGAACTAACATTTAAAGAAGCCGAGATATCAAAACTTTATACAAAAGAACACCCTGCTTATCGGGCATTATTAGAAAAACGTAGAACGCTTGAAGAAGAAAAGGAAAAAATTAACAAACGAGTTGGAGCAATGCCGAAGACGCAACAGGAAATTATTCGGTTAACTCGTGATGTTAAGGCTGGTCAAGAAGTATATATGCAGCTGCTGAACAAACAGCAGGAATTAAGCATTAATAAAGCCAGCACAGTAGGTAATGTTCGAATCATTGATAGTGCAGTTGTGCAGCTTAAACCCGTTAAGCCTGAGAAAGTATTTATTGTTTTATTATCTATAATACTGGGCGGGTTACTCTCTGTATCATTTGTTCTGATAAGAACCATACTGCATAAAGGCATTGAGAGCCCTGAACAGCTTGCTGAGTTGGGTATCAGCGTCTATGCAAGTGTGCCGTTGTCAGCTTGGCAACAGAAGAAAGACCGAGCCCTATTAGGGAAGGGTAAAAGAGGCAATACTCGATCTACAGAATTGCTTGCCGTTGGGAATCCTGCAGATCTCGCGATTGAAGCCATCAGAAGTTTACGCACCAGTCTGCATTTCGCCATGATGGAAGCCAAAAACAATGTGCTGATGATCTCTGGTGCAAGCCCTGCGATTGGTAAAACATTCGTCAGTGCGAACCTCGGAGCCGTTATCGCTCAGTCAGGGCAACGAGTACTCATCGTCGACTGTGATATGCGCAAAGGCTACGCCCATGAGCTGATGGGATGTCAGGGTACAGACGGGCTTTCCGATATACTGTCAGGACAAATTACGACAGAGAAAAGTATTCGTAAAACGGCTGTAGAAAATATGGATTTTATCCCTCGTGGACAGATCCCACCTAATCCTTCTGAATTGTTAATGCATAGCCGTTTCTCACAATTCATCGATTGGGCGACGAAGAACTACGACATTGTGTTGCTGGATACACCTCCAATTCTTGCTGTAACTGATGCTGCTGTTATTAGCAGACATGCTGGAACTTCACTTCTGGTTGCTCGCTTTGAGGTGAATACACTGAAAGAAATTGAAGTGAGTATTCGTCGTTTTGAACAGAATGGTACGGAAATCAAAGGTGTTATTCTGAATGCGATTGTAAAACGTGCGGCTAGCTACTATAGCTACGGAAATTATGATTATTATTCATACGAATATAAATCAGATAAGTAG
- a CDS encoding CDP-6-deoxy-delta-3,4-glucoseen reductase, whose protein sequence is MTNKITLMPSGVVFECGSEKTILDSAIEQGIVLEHSCKNGSCNACEAHILGPQGEVLTTILTCQVKPDCDMTLEAEYYPELANIKSKTAPCKVDSIEYPHEDIAIITLRLPPTANLTFLPGQYLDLKYQGIARSYSIASIPQNNSKIELHLKRVENGAMSSKIFGHLSANQLMQLEGPKGTFFYRNNEHSGPIIFLATGTGFAPIKSIVTDLLNKGIQRDIYIYWGNRKSKLFYDPSVALWESQHANVKCSLVLSRPEDDWNGRYGYVQEFVVADISDLNTASVYACGSQSMIESAKALLIENGLPAANFYSDAFVVSG, encoded by the coding sequence ATGACGAATAAAATCACATTAATGCCTTCTGGTGTTGTTTTCGAATGTGGCTCAGAAAAAACAATTTTAGATTCAGCAATAGAACAAGGGATTGTTCTGGAACATAGCTGTAAAAATGGTTCGTGTAATGCGTGTGAAGCCCACATTCTTGGTCCGCAGGGTGAAGTCCTTACTACCATTTTGACTTGTCAGGTGAAACCTGACTGCGATATGACGCTGGAAGCTGAGTATTATCCAGAACTAGCGAATATTAAAAGTAAAACAGCACCGTGTAAGGTTGACTCTATAGAATATCCTCATGAGGATATTGCAATTATTACGCTTCGTTTACCACCTACAGCAAATCTTACATTCTTGCCTGGGCAATATCTTGATCTGAAGTATCAAGGTATAGCCAGAAGCTACTCAATAGCTTCTATTCCACAAAACAATAGCAAAATTGAGCTTCATTTAAAGCGAGTGGAAAATGGTGCCATGAGTAGTAAAATATTTGGCCATCTATCTGCTAACCAATTAATGCAGCTTGAAGGACCAAAGGGCACTTTTTTCTATCGTAACAATGAACACTCAGGACCAATCATATTCCTGGCAACGGGAACAGGATTTGCGCCAATAAAATCGATTGTTACTGATTTACTTAATAAAGGTATTCAACGGGATATTTACATTTATTGGGGAAATAGAAAAAGTAAATTGTTCTATGACCCTTCCGTTGCGCTGTGGGAAAGCCAGCATGCTAATGTTAAGTGCAGTCTGGTTCTGTCTCGGCCTGAAGATGATTGGAATGGAAGATATGGTTATGTTCAAGAGTTTGTCGTTGCCGATATTAGCGACTTGAACACAGCCAGCGTCTATGCTTGTGGAAGCCAATCAATGATTGAGTCAGCAAAAGCGTTATTAATTGAGAATGGACTTCCTGCAGCTAATTTTTACTCAGATGCCTTTGTTGTATCGGGTTGA
- a CDS encoding HpcH/HpaI aldolase family protein, giving the protein MKQLNPIKQKLAAGQPVMGIWSIVSSPTVVEILSSSGIDFLILDMEHGIYGVEALEACIRATEAAGASPIVRVPGMNASAVQWALDLGSHGIIVPQVLGEQQARMAVEMAKFSPDGTRGYNPFTRAGGYANASSNQNGKLANSFGLTSIIVENAVSLKEINEICAIDDLDMIYVGVYDLSISLGYNGNTLHPELVKIVDDTVKTIRNSGKAAGVMVRNESEITSALNLGANVLVYGVDTSLIRQAMSAAVDTFKHSI; this is encoded by the coding sequence ATGAAACAGCTTAACCCAATAAAGCAAAAGCTTGCCGCAGGTCAGCCCGTTATGGGGATCTGGTCTATTGTATCATCTCCTACCGTCGTTGAAATTTTATCAAGTTCAGGTATCGATTTTTTAATACTGGATATGGAACATGGTATTTATGGCGTAGAAGCACTGGAAGCTTGTATTCGGGCTACTGAGGCTGCAGGTGCTTCTCCGATCGTCCGCGTGCCTGGCATGAACGCCTCCGCAGTACAATGGGCACTGGATCTGGGAAGCCACGGAATAATTGTTCCTCAGGTATTAGGTGAGCAACAAGCTCGAATGGCGGTTGAAATGGCCAAATTCTCGCCTGATGGAACGAGAGGTTATAACCCGTTCACGCGTGCAGGTGGCTATGCGAATGCGTCTAGCAATCAAAATGGTAAATTAGCCAATTCGTTTGGCCTTACTTCAATTATTGTTGAAAATGCGGTTTCTCTTAAAGAAATTAATGAAATCTGCGCTATTGACGATCTTGACATGATCTATGTCGGCGTTTATGACCTTTCAATTTCTCTTGGGTATAACGGTAACACACTTCACCCTGAACTGGTTAAAATAGTGGATGACACAGTTAAAACTATTCGAAATTCAGGGAAAGCGGCTGGTGTGATGGTTCGGAATGAAAGCGAAATTACTTCTGCACTTAATTTAGGTGCAAATGTACTCGTATATGGCGTCGATACATCATTAATCAGACAAGCAATGTCTGCGGCCGTAGACACCTTCAAGCATTCAATATAA
- the rfbF gene encoding glucose-1-phosphate cytidylyltransferase, translating into MKAVILAGGLGTRLSEETVTKPKPMVEIGGKPILWHIMKMYSYHGINEFIICCGYKGYVIKEYFANYFLHMSDITFNMKDNEMTVLQKRAEPWKVTLVDTGDHSMTGGRLRRVSEYIKDDECFCFTYGDGVCGVDIQDTIAFHKRHGKLATLTATLPPGRFGALELSNGQVQSFKEKPKGDGALINGGFFVLSPKVLDLIDGDSSVWEQSPLMTLAAQGELMAYEYTGFWQPMDTLRDKMLLDELWQNDEAPWKKWE; encoded by the coding sequence ATGAAAGCGGTGATACTTGCAGGTGGGTTAGGTACCAGACTGAGCGAAGAAACGGTGACTAAGCCTAAGCCCATGGTTGAAATTGGTGGGAAACCTATCTTATGGCATATCATGAAGATGTACTCTTATCATGGCATAAATGAATTCATCATATGCTGTGGATATAAGGGATATGTTATTAAGGAGTATTTTGCGAATTATTTCCTGCACATGTCTGATATCACCTTCAATATGAAGGATAATGAAATGACGGTGCTTCAAAAACGTGCAGAGCCCTGGAAGGTTACGCTCGTCGATACTGGCGATCACTCCATGACTGGAGGCCGCCTGCGCCGCGTTTCTGAATATATTAAAGATGATGAGTGCTTTTGCTTTACCTACGGTGACGGGGTATGCGGCGTTGATATTCAAGATACGATCGCCTTCCATAAGCGCCATGGTAAGCTTGCTACATTGACGGCGACATTACCGCCGGGTCGTTTCGGAGCACTCGAATTATCCAATGGACAGGTTCAAAGTTTTAAAGAGAAACCAAAAGGCGATGGTGCCTTGATTAATGGTGGTTTCTTTGTTTTATCTCCTAAGGTGCTGGACCTCATTGACGGTGACAGCAGCGTTTGGGAACAATCACCTCTGATGACTCTGGCCGCACAGGGTGAGTTGATGGCTTATGAGTACACGGGTTTCTGGCAGCCAATGGATACGTTGAGAGACAAAATGCTTCTTGATGAACTTTGGCAAAATGATGAGGCTCCTTGGAAAAAATGGGAGTAG